TTTTTTCTTCAACTACAATTTGAGGGTATACATCAGCAAGCGCCATGTTTGCGGCTTTCTCCATAACTTTACTGTCTCCAATGTGCCCTACAAGCATATCTTCAGGTACATGACCCTTACGAAAACCAGGAACCTCTACGTTTGCGCCCAATTTCTTGAGGGCCTTCTTTCGATACTCTGCGATTACTTCAGCGGGTACGGTAGCTGATATTTCATATTCAGAGCCGTCTAATTTTTTAGTTTTTACATCTGTATATTGTGTGTTTGTCATGCGCGTGAGTGTATCAGCTGTTAAACGACAATGCAAAACCGCCCAGTCGTAGTTTTGGTCGATAGAAATCTCTATTTCTCAAAACTACGACTGGGCGGTTTTTACCTCACTCAGATACTCTTATATCTAGAGTTCTAACTCGAGTGATTCGAGATCAGCTTCGAGTTGCGCTTCGAATGCAGCGGTATCAAATGTACCTAAATCATTCTCAATTTGCACTGGTTCGTCGCTTGGTGCCGCTATATCTTCATTAAGGTTCTCTTCAAGAATTGCATCTTCGTTGGGTGCAGTATCTATACCTCTAAGAGAATCCCAGAAGTACAAACCGCCAAATACAAGGAGGATAACGATTATGATGATACCTACAAGAGGGCCAGTGCCACCTGATTTACCAGGTGTTTCTGTAACTGGCACATCTGTTTGCACTGGTTGTTCGGTTGGCTTCTGTGCTGGGGGAGTGTTGTTGTATTGTTCTTCCATACGTTACGTTTATTAGAGTGATTATTCAGTTTCGTCTGAATCATCAGCTGGGTTAGTAATGTCTTTTATTGCTCGTGTAGCATCTTTAAGTGCACTGTGCGCTTCTTTTACCAATTCTGTTGCACCACGCACTGCTTCCTTCATTGAATCGAGGTGGTCCCGTGGAGTATCTGACTCAAGTGCCTCGGTAAATATAGTTCGAGCATTAGCTACTGCACTCGATGCTTCGCTAATTGCTTGCTCTGCTTCTACAGCGGCAGTCGTTGCAAATGCCGTATCAACTCCATCTGCATCTAGTTGTGCAAGTTTGTTGTGTATACGGTCTAGGATGCCGGTAAAACTATCCAGTGCCCCCCCAAGGCGTCCGAGGATGCCTTCTAGTTGACCTTTGATTCGGTTTCCAGCTTCACTTTTAATCTCGGCCTTTAATTCGCCACGTTGTTCGCGGATTTCTTCACGGAGATTTGCTGCACGTCCACGGAATTCGTCTCGTTTTTGTAATGCCTCTTCTCGCATTGTCTCTCGTTCTGCGCGCGCTGCTTCCAATATTGTTTGTCGTTCCTCTGGTGTATCAGCTGCATCAAGCGCTTCTTTTATTTCGCTTTTGCGTGCCTCGAATTCTTCTTTCGCACCATCTCGCATTTCTTTGCCTTCATTAGTAAGTTCTTTACGCGTTTCAATAACGCGATTTTGAAATGCGTCTCTCTTTTCCTCAATTATATTGCGTATATCCTCGTTCTCTTCTTTTACTTCCTCCCTGTTTGCACGAAACGCTTCTCGTGCCTCTTTGGTGTCAGCTTGTAGTGATCTGAATGGAATGGGTTTTCCATCTGGGCTATTTATTCTATCTGTTGCAGGAGCAGGGAAAGCCTCTTGCGCCGAAACAACTTGTACACCAGCAACAAATGCCAATGTAACAATTATTGCAAGCGTAACAGCAACCGATAATGAATGAGTGTTTGTCATAAGATGTATATATTAATAATTTGTAACGTACAGAAAATATGCGACGGGAGCCGCTTTTCTTACTGTATATGGTAACACCCCCTGCTCGCGTAGCGAGCAGGGGGTGTTAATTGAGCTTTGATAAGCGTTTTATTGTTATCTACTTCTCAAACTTCTCTTTATAGAGAGCAATTCCTTCAGTAATTGCTTTTTTCGCGGCTTTCGCTCCTTCAATACCGTTCACTTCTACCTCTTTATCTTGGAGTTTCTTGTATGTTCCAAAAAAGTGTTCGATTTCTTTCAAGGTATGTGGATTAACGTCAGCTTTGTCTTGCACGGCGTCCCAGCGCGGGTCTTCTGTTGGCACTGCGATAACTTTGTCATCGTTGTCACCACCATCAATCATCTTCAGGAGTGCTACTGGCCGTACGCGAGCTAATATTCCC
This genomic stretch from Candidatus Kaiserbacteria bacterium harbors:
- a CDS encoding inorganic diphosphatase encodes the protein MNLQHDVSAGENTPNEANVIIEINRGSKNKYEIDKETGMIALDRVMHTAQDYPFDYGFVPQTYWHDDDALDVIVLTTHPLYPGILARVRPVALLKMIDGGDNDDKVIAVPTEDPRWDAVQDKADVNPHTLKEIEHFFGTYKKLQDKEVEVNGIEGAKAAKKAITEGIALYKEKFEK